Below is a window of Streptomyces spongiicola DNA.
TTCGGGTGGTACTGGCCCGCCTCGCTGAGTATGCCGACATTCCCGAAGTTCGCGCGGTGCTCGACAGCGCATTGTAACGAGAACAGTTCCAGGAATTGGCGGATCGGTAGAGCCTGGAACGCTGACAGCTTCTCCAACACGCACCCAGGGAGAATCAGGCGCTCCGCAGAAACACTCTAATGAGCCATGCGAGTCTTTTCCCTCGCTGCCGCTCAGCGGCGAGAGGGGAAGGGTGCACCCCCTGGTCAGAACGGCGGCAGCTCGTTGGCCTCACGACGTGATCGCGCCTCAGCAGCGAAACCACCAGGCTGATTGCGTGCCGTCTCGCCGTTGTGGTGATGAACGCAAGCCCGTGCTCACAGTGAACGCAGATGCTTATGCGCATAAGGGTTCGTATCGCCCCGAGCGATTGACTTCGGTCGAGGCAGTGGCCGATGGTCAGCAACAGCCGCAGAAGACGAAGCCGGGGGCGATCCTGCTCTGGTCGAGCAGGAGGTGTCCCATGCCGAAGGTGAGTGCGAAGACGCCGTCGGCGACGGGGAGGAGCAGTGCGCACGCCGAAGTGCGGTTCTCCACGGGCGGCTTCCGCCCGGTGAGGGTGTGCACGGCCGAGGTCCAGTCGGGCGACCGGCGGTGGCCGATCACACCGTGGCACAGGAGGGCCGGAGTGCCCTCGACCGTCACGTCTTCGAAGACGAAGGAGTGGTCGTGCTCGTACCCGGGGTTGAGCGCGGCGCGCAGGTCCGTGGGGGACGTGCTGGTGTCCCGGAGGAGGTAGACGGTGCTGCGCCGGGTCTTGGCGGCGGTGGCGGGGCTCTGGTCGACGCTCGGACGGAGCGGCATGCGGACTCCCGAGGTGACGAGACGAAGGGCGGTGCTGACGACATCCAGTAGGTGCACTCGTGAAAGCGTCGTCAAACGTGAATTGTCGTTAGAGGTATGGGGTAGGCTGTGAGCTGTCCCCGTCGAGGAGAGGTGCCGCCAGGCCATGCCCGAGACAGCAGCCCATGTGACAGCCGCGGAGATCTCCCGCATCGCCGGCGTCACCCGGGCCACCGTCAGCAACTGGCGCAGGCGCCACGCCGACTTCCCCGCACCGACCGCCGGCACCGACACCAGCCCGCTCTACGACCTCGGGGCCGTCCGGGCATGGCTCGGCTCCCGCGGTCACACGCGGGTGGCCGACCCCCGGGAGGAACTGCGCACCGCGGTCCGCCTCCACGCCTCCGACCCGGACGGCACGACCGGCCGCATGGCCTTCGTCCTCACGCTCGCCCGCCGCCCCGCGGACCGGACGGCGGCGCTCGCCGGCCTCGAGGACGCCGAAGTCGCCGGCCTCACGGATGCCGAACTCGCCGCCCGCGCCTCCGGGGAGGTGGCCGGGCTCCTGGCCTCGCTCCCCGGCCCGGCGCCCGCGAGCCCCCTCTTCTCCGCCTCCGACGGCACCGCACTGCGCGCCCTCCTCCGCTGCGTGCGCGAGGCCGGCGCCCCGGCCGCCCTCACGGTGCTCGCGGAGAGGGAACTCGACGACAGCGCCGCGACCGGCGTCTACGGGACCCCGGAGCCCCTGGCTCGGCTGGTCGCCGCACTGCTCCCGGCCGGGGCCGCCCGCGTGCTTGATCCGGCCTGCGGCAGCGGCGCGCTCCTGGCGGCCGCCGCCGGGCGCGGCGCCGGCGAACTCCTCGGCCAGGACTCCGTACCCGTGCAGGCCCGGCGCGCCGCGGTCGGCCTGAGCCTCGCCGCGCCGCGCGCCGAGGTCACCGTGCGCATCGGCGACAGCCTGGGCGCGGACGCCTTCGACGGCCTGACGGCGGACGCGGTGGTGTGCAACCCGCCGTACGGGGACCGCGACTGGGGCCACGACCGCCTCGCCTACGACCCGCGCTGGGCGTACGGCGTACCGGGCCGTTCCGAATCCGAACTCGCCTGGGTGCAGCACTGCCTCGCCCACCTCGTACCCGGCGGCCGGGCCGTGCTGATCCTGCCGCCCGCCACCGCCTCCCGCGCCTCCGGGCGCCGGATCCGGGCGGAGCTGGTGCGCAGCGGTGCCGTGCGGGCCGTGCTGGCCCTCCCGCCCGGCGCCGCGCCTCCGCTGCATGTGGGCCTGCACCTGTGGGTCCTGTCCCGGCCCGAACCGGGCGGCCCGGAGCGGAAGTCGGTGCTGTTCGCCGACCCGGCCGGCGCACCCCCCACGGACGGCGGCGCCCCCCCTTCGGGCACCGGCGCACGGGCGGCCGGCATGCCGCGTACGGGTACGGGTCCCTCCCGCGCCCCGATCGACTGGGCGGGCCTGACGGCCCGGACGCTCGCCCACTGGGAGGCGTTCACCGCCGACCCGGACCGGTTCGCCGCCGAACCCGGCACCGCCCGCACGGTGCCGGTCGTCGACCTTCTCGACGACCTCGTCGACCTCACCCCCGCCCGCCGGGTCCGCACCTCGCACCGGGACGTCGACCCCGCGGAGCTGTCCGCGCGTACGGAGACCGGCCGCCGCGAGCTGGCCGAGTCCGCCCGCGCCCTCCTCGACACGGCCGGTCTCACCGGCTGGACGGCACCCGGCGGCTCGGTCCGGGAGTGGCGTACGGCCAACGCCTCCGACCTCGCCCGGGGCGGCGCGCTGACCCTGCTCCGCACCGTGCCGGACACCAAAGGCCCCGTGCCGGACACCAAAGCTCCCGTGTCGGACACCAAAGGCCCCCTGCGGGACACCCAAACCCCGGAGCCGGACGGGTCAGCCGCCGAGCCGGACGGGTCAGCCGCCGAGCCGGACGGGTCAGCCGCCGTGTCGGACACCCAAGCCCCCGTGCCGGACGGTTCAGCCGCGGCGGCGCCGGTCCTCACCGGCGCCGACATCGCCCGGGGTACGGGCCCGACCGGCGATCCGGCGGAGCTGGGCCCGGCGGCCACGACCGCACCCGTGATCGCCGCCGGGGACGTCCTCGTACGGGCGATCGCGGGCGGTGGCGGCCCGATGGCCCGGGTCGCCGACGACGGGGACGCCGGCGCGCTCCTCGGCCCGCAGGTCCACCTCCTGCGACCGGACCCGGCGCGCCTGGACTCCTGGTTCCTGGCCGGATTCGTCGGCTCGGCGGAGAACGTCGCCGGGGCCTCCACCGGCAGCACCGTCCTGCACGTCGCCCCGGGCCGGCTCCGGGTCCCGCTGCTCCCGCTGGACGAGCAGCGCCGCTACGGCGAGGCCTTCCGGCACGTCCATCGACTGCGCGCGCGGGCACGGCGGGCCGCGCGGCTCGCGGAGGAGACGGCGGCCCTGCTGGCCGGCGGCCTCACGGGCGGCGCGCTGCTCCCGGCCGAGGGTCCGCCGCCGGCCGCGCCCCGGCCGTCACCCGGCACCGAACCGGCCTGAACCGGCCTGAACCGCACCCGAACTTCGCACCCATCCACCACACTTGTCCGCACCCGCTCCGGTTGGGCGGGACGGTCCGGAAGGAAACCGGGGAACCCCTTGAACAGCAGTAAGCACACGGAACTGGCGAACCACGCCTGGTCCGTCGCCGACCTCCTGCGCGGCGACTACAAGCAGTCCGACTACGGCAAGGTCATCCTGCCGTTCACGGTGCTGCGCCGGCTCGAGTGCGTCCTGGAACCGACCCGGGAGAAGGTCGCCGAGACCGTCGCCCGATTCCAGGGCCAGGACATCGACACCGCGTACTTCCTGCGCAAGGCCTCGGGCCACTCCTTCTACAACAGGAGCGACCTGACCCTGAAGAAGATCGCCGCGGACCCGCG
It encodes the following:
- a CDS encoding DUF6119 family protein produces the protein MPLRPSVDQSPATAAKTRRSTVYLLRDTSTSPTDLRAALNPGYEHDHSFVFEDVTVEGTPALLCHGVIGHRRSPDWTSAVHTLTGRKPPVENRTSACALLLPVADGVFALTFGMGHLLLDQSRIAPGFVFCGCC
- a CDS encoding N-6 DNA methylase, translated to MPETAAHVTAAEISRIAGVTRATVSNWRRRHADFPAPTAGTDTSPLYDLGAVRAWLGSRGHTRVADPREELRTAVRLHASDPDGTTGRMAFVLTLARRPADRTAALAGLEDAEVAGLTDAELAARASGEVAGLLASLPGPAPASPLFSASDGTALRALLRCVREAGAPAALTVLAERELDDSAATGVYGTPEPLARLVAALLPAGAARVLDPACGSGALLAAAAGRGAGELLGQDSVPVQARRAAVGLSLAAPRAEVTVRIGDSLGADAFDGLTADAVVCNPPYGDRDWGHDRLAYDPRWAYGVPGRSESELAWVQHCLAHLVPGGRAVLILPPATASRASGRRIRAELVRSGAVRAVLALPPGAAPPLHVGLHLWVLSRPEPGGPERKSVLFADPAGAPPTDGGAPPSGTGARAAGMPRTGTGPSRAPIDWAGLTARTLAHWEAFTADPDRFAAEPGTARTVPVVDLLDDLVDLTPARRVRTSHRDVDPAELSARTETGRRELAESARALLDTAGLTGWTAPGGSVREWRTANASDLARGGALTLLRTVPDTKGPVPDTKAPVSDTKGPLRDTQTPEPDGSAAEPDGSAAEPDGSAAVSDTQAPVPDGSAAAAPVLTGADIARGTGPTGDPAELGPAATTAPVIAAGDVLVRAIAGGGGPMARVADDGDAGALLGPQVHLLRPDPARLDSWFLAGFVGSAENVAGASTGSTVLHVAPGRLRVPLLPLDEQRRYGEAFRHVHRLRARARRAARLAEETAALLAGGLTGGALLPAEGPPPAAPRPSPGTEPA